The genomic window CGCTCAAGACCTACGTGCCCTTCAAGACCAGGTCCTGATTCGACCTCGCCGTAGTGCGTTAGTGTATACTCTCGGTTTGATTCCATATGGATATGGGGGAATAATGATTTACTACAGTCGTTTTGGACTCTCTGAGGTGCAGCTTTATCTGAAGATTTTATGAGAAGGATTTAGCTTAAGTGTGGTTCGTATAAGTATTATTATGGTGTTAATTAACAGCTGGGTAATTTTAGACGATATTATAAGGGTCAAATTTAATGCTCTGCTTAGCCACATAGTAATTCCGAATAAAGTCCAAAATAAGGCAACATAGAGCTCTGTTGGACACACAAGTTTCAGCAGTGTTTCAGTTCAGGCTGCAGTTTCAGCTTCTACTCAAGAACAGCACATATTAACACAATTTCTCCAGGCATTACCAAACATGAATGAGTTTAATCAGAAGGAAGCACAAGAAACATGCCATGTGCCATCAGATATTCACACGAAACATACTAGTCCCAACAAGCAAGTCAGGCTGCTcattctactactactagttcCTAAGAATGTCACTCTACCCATGATCTTGATAGACAAACGTGGAAGCCAGCAGCTTCGTGGCGCCAGATTCAGGGGCACAATTCTCAACAATCAACGAGCCTATTTCCTCTGCTCGAAACTAAAACCTGTATAAACATGAACAAGATACAATAAGCACCGAAAAAGGTCCATATAAAAGTAATAAGAAAAATCTATTGATGGAAACGGACATTGAAATGCAGGAATCCTTCATtttcacagttttttttttttggctagggCATTTTACTTACAGGATGTTCCCTTTGCCATCAACAATCAGTTTGATCTAAAACATAAGCCCTAACGATGTATTATAAATATATCATCACTGGGTCTAAAAAATTTCTAACTGGGTGAATGTAAGTAACTGCTCATTTTAACAGCTAATCTTGTTGAAGTGGTGTGCTAGCTCTAAGGTCAAATCCCATCATCTGTGGCTTGAAAACACACATGCAGACACCTCTCACGTGTACTCACTCTAATTGTCGCTCACAGGTATTATCATCTACATGCACCCATCTAATCTAACTGTAAGCTACAGATAGTGCATTTGACCTTAGAGATCATGcaagtttctctttttttgcagATAGTACGGGGTTATCATTTGAATGGTACTAGCACTTGTCAGCTTGAAACAAGCCAATCTTTCCAATGGGCCAACAAGATTACAGTAACCCTGTAATGGGCTTGTGGTAACCCCTTACGGATACTTAGCAGGTCAATTAGCAAATTAAGAATAAATGAAATAAAGATAGGAGATTATCTAGTTAGCCAATGGATGAGGTTTGTTAGCAAATTAGAGATAGAGATCGGATTGGTTTCTCTGATAGTAGACATTAATTCCTTGGATGTAAAGTGTTCTCCCTACAGGCCCTATGTGGCTAGTATGTACCCCATCGGGAATTAAGCAAAAAACCATAAAGTTCGGCTAACTTGATCAGAGTCTCCTGAGGTCCTGGGCTCCTGGCACAACAGGCAAACATGACGCCAACCAGTGCAATCCCACCTTTATCGCGGTCTTTGGACCTTTTACCCTATCCATTAATCAAAGCCCATAACAAACTTATCAAATAAGATACATACCCACCCTTACATAGATGGGAGAACTTGACCCTTAGGAAACCTATGTCTCAGATTAAGGAAATAGATAACAAATAAATGTAATCTTATCTCTGTTGCAACACCCAATTTGAACAGTACCACGCATGGACAGTAACCACATGGTACTGTTCATGTACAGTACCGGCGGCCCTAGAGAGGTGGACTACTCTTGGGGCCCTGATGGGCTGCACAAGACACCGTCCTCTCTTTTCATGGTTGGGTTGGCAACCAACAATCACAGAAAAAAGATGCATGAAAATGTAGGTACACAATGCTGCTAAGGCTTAGCTAAAGAATTTATAGGTTACTAGCATATTTtacgtgcgttgcaacgggattttaattaattaaagaaaattatcTTTAACCTATTATTACCATCTCTTAATTGTTGTATATGTTTGTTACAGACATGTGGGCCCTTTGGTCCCACACTATTCTTTTTCCTTGCTATAAAGAGTAGAGGGTTAGTGGGAgtggttgacatgtgggtcctctAGCCCCGCATGTCATTTTTACTCTaaaagaaagttgggagttggtggtggtggtggttttttttttgggggggtggggggtgggggggcaGAACAACCCCCACCACTACTCCCTTTTGTAAGGGGTATAGATATGGATGTAATGCAAGTATGTAAGAATGCTGTTTTcttcattattcatacaaatatCCATCTCTCTGTGCAAAGTTATGTGAACGCAATGTAACAATGTAAGACTGTTGTCTTCTTTATTATTCATACGAATATCCATCTTTCTGATAAAATCttatatattgtcaaaatttatgAATGGAAACAAGCAAGATTGCAGATTGGTCGACTTACCTCCAGAAGCCCATGAGCTTATCCGTTGGATGATAATTTTCTCGGATGGTATGCCACAAGCACTTAGGACATGTAAAACTTGTTGAACCATCTCATCCTCACAGTATTTAATTTCAACTAACTTGAGATGCTTTGACACCAAGAATTTTTCATTCTGATTTTTGTTCATGCTACCTCTTTTGACCATAGTACGTGGGCTCTGTAGCAAACaaagtaattttaaaattgaatcaATCAACTATACAAGAAAACTCTAATAAAACAAAGCTATACTAATTACATGTAATCTTTCTTACCTTCCGAAGTTGAAGAGTAAGCTTCTCTAGAACCGGTGAGTGTTGGAGGAAGTAAATTAGTGCGCTGGAGTCAGCAGCCATACACCATTCATTGAGCAACAGTGTTTTCAGCTTGTTAAATGTAGGGCAACATCTAAAATCCCTTCTGAAAATGAACTGGACAATGCACAAATTGATGAGAATAAATTCAAGGTCTAACTTCATAATAGCAGATTTGGAAATACTGGATTGAACAGGAGCTGTGTGTAggggttttttttatatttcaagTAATTATTAGGTAGAAGAAGATGCAGAGATTTATAACCTGTACTTGGTTTTGCTATCTTCTGATGAACAAGACATAGTAAACAAGAACATGATATACCAGGTATTGAAAATTAACATGGATAACTAGTTAAGCTCTGCTAGTCACAGTTTAATATAGTATGATGTCAGAAACAACTGTAAAGGATGTTTACGTGTTAATATAATGATAATCCGCAATTGTTAATTGGCAACAAACAGGCAATACACTTAGATAGCTTGTTTTGTAGAAAGCTTAATGTTCTCTTGGATGGATAAGAAAAGTCAACAAGATGTAGCTGACAACAAAAAACACTAGGAGTTCTTATAGGGCGGCTCAAGCGTACCACTCCGGCACCACTTATCAACTCTAATTGGATGGCATCTGATAAACCATTGAGAAGCACAGTGCCATTGCCCTTAACTGTACTGTGATGGCATCCAGTATAATCGGGACCAAATTCGCCGTAATAGTAGCAGTCACAAGAATCAGCACAGTGTTCACCAAACCTGATAAATGCCGATGCCAAGGAAGGCATGCTCATGAGCACTGGAGTGTACAAGGTAAAATCGGTAATCTCCAAGGAAATGAGATTTGGGCAAGAAATGCGAGTGCGATTTCGGAAAAAATCACATCCTTCGATTCTCAGACGTCTTAATGATTCTGATAAGATCCGCTTTACTTTGTCTTTGATGATGCAACCTCCCAGCTCCAACTCCTCCAACTCCCTGCAGCTAGAGAAATCAAGGGAGAAGGCCCCCAACTCCACGCTGAAAAGTTCTAATCTCTTCAAACGCTGGGCTTTGAGAGGCGCACCAAATAGACGGGTGTGCGCTTCAACAGAAACACGAAGCACCCGAACTTGGCACGATACAGCGTACCGGATCCACTGTCTGGCGTTCTCCCGGAACACCTCACAACCGTCTCCCTCGTCAAAGCATATGATGTCGCATTCATGTAGAGCCAACCGGTTGCGCCGGAGCAGAAAGTTGGTGACGAAATCACTCAGGTGCTGGACGTCCCGGCAATCATCGAACGCGTAGATGCGCAGGGCGGGCACGGACTTCCACTGGTGGCGCCAGCGGCGGGAGAGCACGCACGTCCGCACCACGTCGCGGGAGGGCAGGAAGGAGAGCGCCCGCTGGAGGACCTCGTCCGGGAGGGCGCTGATGCGgtcctcgccaccgccatccgtggtggcgaccgccgccgccttgcacTTCTTCCGGTCAGCCATTTTGTCGAACAAGCGGCGGGCGCCGGGGCAAGCTAGGGATAGAACGAGTTTGAGCCAAGCGAGAACCGGGCAAATCTAGGAAACCAAAAATACTGCACAAGAAGTACAGTGCTGAGCTCACCTAACCCCAGCGGGACTCGATCGGAGGCGGCCAacctgccgcggcggcggcggcggcggcgcagaaggCGGTAGCTCTCCCCTTCTCCGTCGGACTCGAGGGTAGCTTCTCGTTAGTGGTAGTGGGAGCCTGTCTGCCTGTGGTCTTTATGGGCTAAATCACAACGCAGAAAACGAATCTTGGGCTGGGTTTTGGGTATGGCCCTAGAATCGGAGCCCACTTAGTCATCAAGGTCCTTTTTacggaaggaataagttcaccagaggtTACTCAATTTAATTGCGAGATTTTTAacgtcccttaaccacaaaaccagaaatcttcacccctaaactatacaaaaccattTACTCAACGTCCCTAggtagtatatatgggtggttttgctgatgtggcatcctagtcagaaaaaaaataaaaaagtacgtggggcccacatgtcagctgcacatttcattcccttctcttctcttctccttctcttctctcttctctcttctctcttctctcttctcttcttcttcttcttcttcagtgagGGAGGCCGACAGtcggcgggcggagcggcgatgggagggcggcaggcgagcgcgacgatgggcggcggcgggcccatGTGGCAGCGGAGCGATGACGAGCGAGCGCGGTGGGCAGAGCAGCGCAGGATGCGGGCAgagcggcgatgggcggcggcgggcggagaggCACCGCCCTCTGCCCCGCTCGTTGGTCCCACCGTCCtggccgcctctctcccctaATCCGTGcgctgcctgccgccgcgctcacctcctttccccctctccgcgccgccctccgccccgTCTGCCACTCTTGCCGTCccggccgcctctctccccctctccgcgccgcccaccaccgcgcccgcctcctctccccatcTCCATACCGCCCACCGCCGCACCGGCCCCCTCTCCCGCTTCTTCCCCACGCGCCACCATGCCCGCATCTGCCGCCTGCATTCGTCAGGGAAATCGCTGCAAAGGACGGAGACGACGCCGATGCCGCACGTGAACAGGAGCAAGGTCGCCGCCCACCTCACTTGCCTTTTCCGTTGCTCCTCGCCGCCCTAGCGCGCTCGCCCACCGCAGGCCCGTCGCGGCTCCACCCGCTGGCCGTCGGCCTCCCTCATTGaacaagaagagaagagaggagagaaaagaggcGATGTTGGGGCAGACGACcgcggaggtggagaagagggagagggcctcccggtggcggccgtggcgggaATGTGCGAAGAGGATGGCGGTGTAGGACGAGAAGGCGAGGGAGGGAGAAAGGGTCGACGGGGAaagcgcgccgctcgccggcggcagggCCTGAGGTCGAGCACCTGGCGCGTTCGAACATCTCCGCGCCCGAGCTCGCCATCGTGCCGGCCACCACATCTCCTCctttcccgccgccgccgtcgcgccgactacctctctctccctctcttgccGCAACCGTccacgctccgccgccggccacctctctCACCCTTTGTCGCCGCGCCTACTCGAGAGAACccggagaggagaagagaaaaataaagaaaaaggagaaatgtGGGACCTACACCATtgtctcacttacatgtgggccccacatattaattttatttatttttgctgactaggatgccacgtcagcgataACCACGCATATATACTGCCTAGGGACcttgagtgaacggttttgtatagattaggggtggagatttctggttttgtggttaagggacgtCAAAAAAATCttgctgttaagttgagggacctccagtgaacttattcctttacagaataattaactatttccCACTCTTACAAGCCATTTTTACCTTGGAAAAACTCCATTTTACGCACTTCAACTCTTCGCTTGATCTAAAATTCATCTTTAAACATGAAAACTGGGTATTTAACAATCCCGAACTACTAAAACTGGACACTTTACCCAAAGCTAGATGCCATCTCTACAAATAAACCATGCATGTTAGcacagagaggaggaggagggtcccacctatcagccttaccctttcttcttctcccccctctgtctctctctctctctctctttccttcaTCTCTAATAAGCTCGGCGGAGTAGTTGAAGGTACTGGCAAGCTCTCTCCATCCCGGCCTCCATAGCTCTCACTCTCTCCGCCCCCTATGAGCTTTCTCCCTCTGCTTTCGGGCCGTAGATTGGCATTGCTCCACGGCATATGGCAATGGTGGGTGAAGATATGCGGCGGTCAGTGGATGAGGTAAAGGCGGTGACGCACAGTCGTGGAGAGGGTCCTGTAGCCACGACAGAGAGAAGGTCCAATAATGCTGGAGAATAGAATGGAAAGGTTGGTGACGATGTCGTGGTGGCACAGATCTGGTGCTAGTCCTCTTTGGCACAACAGCTAGAAGTAGTGAAGGGGCGAGGAGCTCATTGTCGACTACCTAGCTAGAGAGATGGAGCTCGCTAGAGCGCCTTCACTACTGCCCAAGCTGATCAAGGCTCAGGAGTGAAGAAACTAGGAGATGCTGAAGGACGCGGATTTTAATGGTGACACCACCACCATCcgccttgctcctcctccttgaGCTGCTCTCTTCACCGAGCAGCCCCTTCTCTGAGTGGCGGCTAGCCACAAAACTCGTTGTGCCGCCCACCGTCCACCATGACATTGTGctacccctctcctccttcctccctccactGATGAGGACATGGAGCCCGCCCCCTTTGCCAAGCTCGGGAAAGATGGGGTTAGTGGCAAGCTCGACATGATTGGGGTGGCGAGAATTCCATGCTCCACCGCTACCGCTCTCCTTATCGAGCTCAGAGAGGTCAACTTCAAGCCAAGCTTGAGGAGGTTACCGTTGCCACTCTCTTGTTCGAGCCCAGCGCGTGCAGTGAGGTCCCCGACAAGTTTGTTGTTGGTAGAGATGGTAATGGGGTGTGTACCCATCAGGTTCATTCAGCCCATAGTTGCACCCAGTGTAAACTAAATATGCCCATTTCAACAACCACAACCACTATCGGCCGGGTGCAGGATTTCTCCGTACCTGCACTCGTGTGGGTAATGGGTACCCATACTGTAACACTGGAGAGGAACAGGGAGAGGATAGGATTGAGAGGGGCGCAAACACAACATTGGGGATGGGAACATGAGATTATAGATTGAGAGCAGGGAAAGGATAGGATTTTGAGCCTCGAGCTGAAAACGCAAGTTATGTGTGCTCGGCGTTTGGTGTCAGCTTGCATGCTTGTGTCCTGCTCAACACCCCGGACGGGTGGATCCTAACCAACTCCTTGGCGTAACGTGATCTTGGTGCGCGACATTAGAGGGTAGCACACTCCCTAGCTGCCTTCGTGAGATACGCCCGTGCGTGCAGCGGTCTTGGTCCATGAAGGTCTAGTGAAGGGATGATGAGATGGGTGGGAAGAGCACGTCCCTAGCTGCTGCCATTAGATACGCCCATGCATGCGATGGAGCGGGCGAGGGTGGGAAGAGGTAGGGACTGGGAAGGGGTGGGGAGATTCTATACTTAGGGTTTATTGGTTGTATGGCATTGGGCCACTACTACACATATGTGCTAGGCCTACATGTATTTTTGACCCACGTTTTTGGATAGTGAACGTTTTAAACACGACCCGCTTGATGGATGATGTTTATGCCCATTAGTAGACTCATTGGTGAGGTTTATGCCCATTTGTAGCTTATAATGGAGTAAAACCCATAGGGACTTAGGTCACGGGACCATTACCATCTCTAGTCGTTAAGGAGTGAGATTGAGATAGGAGGAAGAGAGTGAGGGAAGAGGGAGCAACACCGACATGTCATGCTGtaattttatttgatttattgacTTATTTGATAGCCACATCAACACTACGTAGACAAAACACATGCTGAAAAAACGCTAAGGGGTAAAGTAAATGGGATTAAAAGTTTAAGGGTGTGTTATAGAGTTCAAAGGGTTTGTTTTAGACAAGAAGTATGTAGGCTTAACATGGTTCGACAAGAACCACTGTGTCTGAACTGAATTTAATTTCAtttaacatttttaacttttaattttaaaagtagACTCTTCTCTAAAAGTTATTTTCAAAACTAGTGACAAAACAACGTTGCATGCTATCCATAGTGGACACGAGCCAACATTGTTAATGTTTTGCTATGCTGACCTTGCTAACATTGCAAAAGCCAGTGTCGGTTGGTGACATGACGAAATAACGCTGTCACGTCGCGAGAAGGCTAACATGGATTTATCGATTTATATTCCGAAACACGTTAGATACTTATGAGTATGATACGTTAATCATACTCGTAAATATTTTTATCATGcactttattaaaaaaataagttgtcaaattttgaagaTGAGCCGTATCCGTTTATAAGTATCTAACTAAACTCTAAAGACGAAGGAAGTAGtatattactagtatatattatactatatataaatcCCCCATATAAAATTCTTAAGCCTAACACGCTATATATAGTCTCAAACCATTCAAAACATGCAATGTTCGCGCGCTTTGTGGCGAGTGGACGAAGGGGTCGTCGCGCGCGCCCCCGCCCATGGCGCCAAGAAACGAggcccgccgctcgcgcgccCATAAAATCGCACCGCTGCCATGGACcctcacctcctccccctccacgccatccccatccccgacaccgatcgagagagagagatcgcaCCGATCGACGTACGGTACGAGACGACCATGGCGCGTCCTCGCTTCGCCACCACGGCGCCATTGTTGGcgctcgccgtcctcgccgccgtggcgtccgtcgccgtcgccaccgctccCGCCGGCAAGGACCCCGGCGGCTTCGTCGTCACCGGGCGCGTCTACTGCGACCCCTGCCGCGCCGGCTTCGAGACCAACGTCTCCAAAAGCATCCCAGGTGCGTAGagatcgaatcgaatcgaagaAGCAATAAGAAGGCAGGTGCA from Oryza glaberrima chromosome 6, OglaRS2, whole genome shotgun sequence includes these protein-coding regions:
- the LOC127777771 gene encoding putative F-box protein At1g49610, whose product is MADRKKCKAAAVATTDGGGEDRISALPDEVLQRALSFLPSRDVVRTCVLSRRWRHQWKSVPALRIYAFDDCRDVQHLSDFVTNFLLRRNRLALHECDIICFDEGDGCEVFRENARQWIRYAVSCQVRVLRVSVEAHTRLFGAPLKAQRLKRLELFSVELGAFSLDFSSCRELEELELGGCIIKDKVKRILSESLRRLRIEGCDFFRNRTRISCPNLISLEITDFTLYTPVLMSMPSLASAFIRFGEHCADSCDCYYYGEFGPDYTGCHHSTVKGNGTVLLNGLSDAIQLELISGAGVFIFRRDFRCCPTFNKLKTLLLNEWCMAADSSALIYFLQHSPVLEKLTLQLRKSPRTMVKRGSMNKNQNEKFLVSKHLKLVEIKYCEDEMVQQVLHVLSACGIPSEKIIIQRISSWASGGFSFEQRK